Proteins from a single region of Mustela erminea isolate mMusErm1 chromosome X, mMusErm1.Pri, whole genome shotgun sequence:
- the GPR174 gene encoding probable G-protein coupled receptor 174, which produces MLANYTCAGPEGYKTDSRYFIYAVTYTVILVPGLIGNILALWVFYGYMKETKRAVIFMINLAIADLLQVLSLPLRIFYYLNYDWPFGPGLCMFCFYLKYVNMYASIYFLVCISVRRFWFLMYPFRFHDCKQKYDLYISIAGWLIICLACLLFPLLRTSDDISGNRTKCFVDLPTRNVNLAHSVAMITIGELIGFVTPLLIIVYCTWKTVLSLHDKYPVAQDLGEKKKALKMILTCAGVFLICFAPYHFSFPLDFLVKSNKIQSCLARKVILIFHSVALCLASLNSCLDPVIYYFTTNEFRRRLSRQDSMQLYVKSFVSNHTTSTLTTELC; this is translated from the coding sequence ATGCTTGCAAATTACACATGTGCTGGGCCAGAAGGATATAAGACAGATTCTCGATATTTTATCTATGCAGTGACATACACTGTAATTCTTGTGCCAGGTCTCATAGGGAACATATTAGCCTTGTGGGTATTTTACGGTTATATGAAAGAAACCAAACGGGCTGTGATATTCATGATAAACTTAGCCATTGCTGACTTACTGCAAGTTCTCTCCCTGCCACTGAGGATCTTTTACTACTTGAATTATGACTGGCCATTTGGGCCTGGCCTCTGCATGTTCTGTTTCTACCTGAAGTATGTCAACATGTATGCAAGCATCTACTTCTTGGTCTGCATAAGTGTGCGACGATTTTGGTTTCTCATGTACCCCTTTCGCTTCCATGACTGCAAACAGAAATATGACCTATACATCAGCATTGCTGGCTGGTTGATCATCTGCCTTGCctgtctcctctttcctctcctcagaACCAGTGATGACATCTCAGGCAACAGAACCAAATGCTTTGTGGATCTTCCTACCAGGAATGTCAATCTGGCCCACTCAGTTGCCATGATTACCATTGGCGAGTTGATTGGGTTTGTCACTCCTCTTCTAATTATTGTATATTGTACCTGGAAGACAGTTTTATCACTGCATGATAAATATCCTGTGGCCCAAGaccttggggagaaaaaaaaagccttgaagATGATTTTAACCTGTGCAGGAGTATTCCTAATTTGCTTTGCACCATATCACTTCAGCTTTCCTTTAGATTTCCTGGTCAAGTCCAACAAAATTCAAAGCTGCCTAGCCAGAAAGGTGATTCTAATATTTCATTCTGTTGCCCTCTGTCTTGCTAGTCTGAATTCCTGTCTTGACCCAGTCATATACTACTTCACCACTAATGAGTTCAGAAGACGACTTTCAAGACAAGATAGTATGCAACTCTATGTAAAATCCTTTGTAAGCAACCATACCACTTCTACTCTGACAACTgaattatgctaa